A window from Candidatus Rickettsiella viridis encodes these proteins:
- a CDS encoding superoxide dismutase, whose protein sequence is MKHELPTLPYSLDALAPTLSKETLEYHYGKHHKAYVDKLNELIPGTEFAELSLEDIIKKAPAGPIFNNAAQIWNHTFYWHSMTPESTKNKPHGALASDIDKTFGSFEKFKEAFNKAAVAQFGSGWAWLIKDGQGLSIQTTSNAATPFKDGKICLMTCDVWEHAYYIDYRNARPKYLEKFWELVDWDFASKNFGK, encoded by the coding sequence ATGAAACACGAACTACCCACCCTACCCTATAGCTTAGATGCCCTAGCGCCCACACTTTCTAAAGAAACTTTAGAATATCACTACGGCAAACATCATAAAGCTTATGTGGATAAACTCAACGAACTCATTCCAGGCACTGAGTTTGCTGAACTATCCCTGGAAGATATTATAAAAAAAGCCCCCGCAGGCCCTATCTTCAATAATGCAGCCCAAATATGGAATCATACTTTCTATTGGCACAGCATGACACCTGAAAGTACAAAAAATAAACCGCATGGTGCATTAGCTAGCGATATAGATAAAACATTTGGATCCTTTGAAAAATTCAAAGAAGCTTTTAATAAAGCCGCTGTTGCTCAATTTGGCTCCGGATGGGCCTGGTTAATTAAAGACGGCCAGGGTCTGAGCATTCAAACCACTAGTAATGCCGCTACCCCTTTTAAGGATGGAAAAATCTGTTTAATGACCTGTGACGTCTGGGAACATGCTTACTACATTGATTACCGTAACGCCCGTCCCAAATACTTAGAAAAATTCTGGGAATTAGTGGATTGGGACTTTGCTAGCAAAAACTTCGGCAAATAA
- a CDS encoding aspartate aminotransferase family protein: protein MNSNNPQHSTSNLMPIYPNRLAIAFERGQGVWLWDKDGEKYLDALAGIAVCGLGHSHPAVTKTFCEQAGKLIHVSNTYQIPEQETLASALARTSGMDQVFYANSGAEANEAAIKMARLYARKKNIAEPIVICMKNSFHGRTMATLSASGSERLQIGFEPLVERFIHIPFNDISALKTAVKQHQQSIVAIMLEPVQGDGGIQAATTEFLKTIRLLCNQHDWLMILDEIQTGLCRTGPWFAYQHHDVMPDVLTLAKTLANGFPIGAYLSRDKANNLFPIGKHGSTFAGNTLGCAVAITVLDTLEKENISTHVKKIGDYLIQQLKKCFSKHTQVISIRGQGLMIGIELDRECRNLPRLGLKHRLLFNVVANNTIRLLPPLILNEEEANEICHRLVKTVDDFYTAESL from the coding sequence ATGAACTCAAACAACCCCCAACATTCCACTTCTAACTTAATGCCGATTTATCCCAATCGCCTAGCGATCGCCTTTGAACGAGGCCAAGGAGTTTGGCTATGGGATAAAGACGGTGAAAAATACTTAGATGCCTTAGCAGGAATTGCCGTCTGTGGTTTAGGCCACTCACATCCCGCTGTGACCAAAACCTTCTGTGAGCAAGCTGGAAAATTGATTCATGTCTCTAATACCTATCAAATTCCTGAACAAGAAACGCTCGCTAGCGCTTTAGCACGCACGTCGGGAATGGATCAGGTTTTTTATGCCAACTCAGGCGCTGAAGCCAATGAAGCCGCTATAAAAATGGCTCGCCTGTATGCGCGAAAAAAAAATATTGCGGAACCAATCGTTATTTGCATGAAAAATAGCTTTCATGGTCGAACCATGGCCACACTCAGCGCATCTGGCAGTGAACGCTTACAAATAGGTTTCGAGCCTTTAGTAGAGCGATTTATCCATATCCCTTTTAATGATATCTCCGCCTTAAAAACAGCTGTAAAACAACACCAACAAAGCATCGTCGCTATCATGCTTGAACCTGTTCAAGGTGATGGTGGTATTCAAGCAGCAACAACTGAGTTTCTAAAAACAATCCGCCTACTCTGCAACCAACATGATTGGTTGATGATTTTGGATGAAATTCAAACTGGACTTTGCCGTACGGGCCCTTGGTTTGCCTATCAACACCATGACGTTATGCCTGACGTGTTAACCTTGGCTAAAACGCTAGCCAATGGTTTTCCCATAGGTGCCTATCTCTCTCGCGATAAAGCCAACAATTTGTTCCCTATTGGCAAACATGGCTCTACCTTTGCTGGTAATACTCTGGGTTGTGCGGTGGCTATCACCGTACTAGATACATTAGAAAAAGAAAATATTTCTACACATGTAAAAAAAATCGGAGACTATTTAATTCAGCAATTAAAAAAATGTTTCTCTAAACATACACAGGTTATTTCAATACGAGGCCAAGGTCTTATGATTGGTATAGAGCTCGATCGCGAATGTCGCAACCTACCGCGTTTAGGACTGAAACATCGACTATTATTTAATGTCGTTGCTAATAACACGATACGACTTTTACCGCCTTTAATTCTTAACGAAGAAGAAGCCAATGAAATCTGTCATCGTCTGGTAAAAACAGTCGATGACTTCTATACCGCTGAATCATTATGA
- a CDS encoding trans-sulfuration enzyme family protein has product MTTSKEKKLQFATRTIHAGQSPDPSTGAVMTPIYATSTYAQKGPGEHQGFEYSRSHNPTRFAYERCIADLESGRAGFAFASGLAAINTVLELLKPGDHVIGMDDLYGGTVRLFSQVKQRSAGLQFSFVDLTQLDNLSSHIKPETKLLWIESPTNPLLKLVDIVAAVKIAKQHNILVVVDNTFATPWIQRPLEMGCDLVVHSATKYLNGHSDMVGGIVVVGDNHDLIEKMRYLQNATGAIQGPFDSFLALRGLKTLALRMEKHCLNALQIAQHLEKHSKAAEVYYPGLASHAQHALAKKQMANKFGGIISFVLKGDLNDVRHFLSRCRLFTLAESLGGVESLVDHPAIMTHASVPAETRAHLGISDSLIRLSVGVEAIEDLIQDLEQALSFK; this is encoded by the coding sequence ATGACAACGTCTAAAGAAAAAAAATTACAGTTCGCTACGCGCACTATTCATGCCGGACAATCACCTGATCCAAGCACAGGCGCTGTGATGACACCTATCTACGCCACCTCAACCTATGCACAGAAAGGTCCTGGCGAACATCAAGGCTTTGAATATTCCCGATCACACAACCCAACCCGCTTTGCTTATGAACGTTGTATTGCCGATCTGGAAAGCGGACGGGCTGGATTTGCCTTTGCTTCGGGGTTAGCGGCGATTAATACCGTACTTGAGTTATTAAAACCGGGTGATCACGTTATCGGCATGGATGATTTGTATGGCGGTACGGTGCGCTTATTTAGCCAAGTGAAACAACGCTCTGCCGGCTTGCAATTTTCTTTTGTTGATTTAACACAACTTGATAATCTAAGTAGCCATATAAAGCCTGAGACTAAATTACTCTGGATAGAATCGCCGACTAATCCCTTATTAAAATTAGTTGATATCGTTGCGGCTGTAAAAATTGCGAAACAACACAACATTCTCGTGGTCGTCGATAACACCTTTGCCACACCCTGGATACAACGCCCTTTAGAAATGGGTTGTGATTTAGTCGTACATTCAGCCACTAAATATCTGAACGGTCATTCAGATATGGTAGGCGGCATTGTAGTTGTCGGCGATAATCACGATCTCATTGAGAAAATGCGCTATCTACAAAATGCTACCGGTGCAATACAAGGACCCTTCGATAGTTTTCTAGCATTACGTGGATTAAAAACATTGGCATTACGCATGGAAAAACACTGCTTAAATGCGCTGCAGATTGCACAGCACTTAGAAAAGCATTCGAAGGCTGCCGAAGTTTATTATCCTGGGCTTGCGAGTCATGCTCAACATGCACTCGCTAAAAAACAAATGGCAAATAAGTTTGGCGGCATTATTAGCTTTGTTTTAAAAGGTGATTTAAACGACGTTCGCCATTTTCTTTCACGTTGCCGTTTATTTACCTTAGCTGAAAGTTTGGGTGGTGTAGAAAGCCTTGTCGATCATCCTGCCATCATGACACACGCATCGGTACCCGCAGAAACGCGTGCGCATTTGGGCATTAGTGATAGTTTAATTCGCTTGTCTGTTGGTGTAGAAGCAATTGAGGATCTCATCCAAGATTTAGAACAGGCCCTGAGCTTTAAATAA
- a CDS encoding tRNA (5-methylaminomethyl-2-thiouridylate)-methyltransferase, whose amino-acid sequence MIKKAIALISGGLDSMLAARVVQEQGIHVEGINFYTGFCVEGHTHAIRNTDENKPKRNNALWAAEQLGIKLHIIDIIQEYKQIVLNPKHGYGTHLNPCLDCKIFMVNKAKQWMEENQFDFIITGEVIGQRPKSQLKKNMPIVARESQADDRLLRPLCAKFLAPTLPEREGWVAREKLHGFSGRSRTPQFDLAKQFNFSDYAQPAGGCCFLTNGHYSKKLKDLWQHRGKKDYEFDDIVLLKVGRHLRPSLLFKLIIGRDEGENHFLEGYQQQFTSIKPISHRGPFTLIDGQAAAEDIHIAAQITARFCQAETSDLVTLEVHSQSGSLLTLTVSPFTTDQICKEWYISG is encoded by the coding sequence ATGATAAAAAAAGCAATCGCGCTTATTTCCGGTGGTCTAGATTCCATGCTAGCGGCTCGCGTGGTACAAGAACAAGGTATTCATGTCGAAGGTATTAACTTTTACACGGGGTTTTGCGTCGAAGGTCATACACACGCTATCCGTAACACGGATGAAAACAAGCCTAAACGCAATAATGCGTTATGGGCGGCAGAACAATTAGGTATTAAATTACATATTATCGATATCATCCAAGAATATAAACAAATTGTATTAAATCCTAAACATGGTTATGGCACACACCTTAACCCTTGCTTAGATTGCAAAATTTTCATGGTAAATAAAGCAAAACAATGGATGGAAGAAAATCAATTTGACTTTATCATTACCGGTGAAGTCATTGGCCAGCGACCTAAATCTCAACTTAAAAAAAACATGCCTATTGTGGCACGAGAATCGCAAGCGGACGATCGCTTACTACGACCACTTTGCGCTAAATTTCTAGCGCCCACGTTGCCAGAACGAGAAGGATGGGTAGCACGCGAAAAACTACATGGTTTTTCTGGTCGTAGTCGCACACCACAATTTGATTTAGCAAAACAATTTAATTTTAGCGATTATGCCCAACCTGCGGGTGGTTGCTGTTTTTTAACCAATGGTCACTACAGCAAAAAACTCAAAGATCTTTGGCAGCATCGAGGTAAAAAAGACTATGAGTTTGATGATATTGTCTTGCTCAAAGTAGGACGCCATCTCCGACCTAGCCTACTATTCAAACTCATTATCGGCCGTGATGAAGGTGAAAATCATTTTCTTGAAGGTTATCAGCAACAATTTACCTCGATCAAACCGATCAGCCATCGTGGCCCCTTCACGCTAATCGATGGCCAGGCAGCTGCCGAGGATATTCACATTGCGGCACAAATTACCGCTCGATTTTGCCAAGCAGAAACAAGTGATTTAGTGACTTTAGAGGTCCACTCACAAAGCGGTAGCCTGCTAACCCTCACTGTGAGTCCCTTTACTACAGATCAGATCTGCAAAGAATGGTATATTTCAGGGTAA
- a CDS encoding sulfurtransferase TusA family protein, which translates to MNNRSVYNIHEDCELSGNTAKNSSTKNIYRLDARRLLCPLPVIRVQERVKQLNAGDILEVVCTDKGSLSDISAWCRVHGHHLVSSHSQQREIFMTVQVGSA; encoded by the coding sequence ATGAACAACCGCAGTGTATATAACATACATGAGGATTGCGAATTGAGCGGGAACACAGCCAAAAATTCTAGTACAAAGAATATATATCGACTGGATGCACGGCGTTTATTGTGTCCTTTACCTGTTATTCGGGTACAAGAGCGAGTCAAGCAACTGAATGCTGGTGATATTTTAGAGGTTGTCTGCACAGACAAAGGCAGTTTATCCGATATCTCTGCGTGGTGCCGAGTCCATGGTCACCATTTAGTTTCTAGCCATAGTCAGCAACGTGAAATTTTTATGACCGTACAAGTAGGCTCAGCGTAG